In Bacillus cytotoxicus NVH 391-98, the following are encoded in one genomic region:
- a CDS encoding aminotransferase A, whose protein sequence is MEQFINPKVKDIKISGIRQFSNMIQNYDNIISLTIGQPDFPTPSLVKEAAKRAITENYTSYTHNAGLLELRKVACDFLKENYNLHYTPENETIITIGASEAIDIAFRTILEPGTEVILPAPIYPGYEPIIRLCGATPVFVDVRPTGFRLTAKAIQNAITDRTRCIVLPYPSNPTGVTLSEEELTDIVNVLKDKNIFVLSDEIYSELVYEESHRSIAQFPEMRNKTIVINGLSKSHSMTGWRIGFLFAPQYLAEHILKVHQYNVTCATSIAQYAAIEALTAAKDAPKMMRHQYKKRRDYVYNRLIQMGLSVEKPTGAFYFFPYVGHLTSSSFDFAIDLVKKAGVAVVPGTAFSDYGEGYIRLSYAYSMETLKEGCDRLENFFKQTTKR, encoded by the coding sequence ATGGAACAATTTATTAATCCAAAAGTGAAGGATATTAAAATTTCTGGTATCCGTCAATTCTCTAATATGATTCAAAACTATGACAATATTATCTCTTTAACAATTGGACAACCTGATTTTCCAACTCCTTCTTTAGTAAAAGAAGCTGCTAAGAGAGCGATCACAGAAAATTATACAAGCTATACACATAATGCTGGTTTACTAGAGTTACGCAAAGTAGCTTGCGACTTTCTAAAGGAAAATTACAACCTACACTATACACCTGAAAACGAAACCATTATTACAATCGGGGCTAGCGAAGCGATTGATATTGCATTCCGTACTATTTTAGAGCCTGGAACAGAAGTTATTTTACCCGCACCTATTTATCCTGGCTATGAACCAATCATTAGACTTTGTGGTGCAACTCCTGTTTTTGTAGATGTTCGTCCAACAGGATTTCGCTTAACAGCAAAAGCGATTCAAAATGCAATTACAGATCGAACAAGATGCATCGTTCTACCTTATCCTTCTAATCCGACCGGTGTTACACTATCAGAAGAAGAACTAACGGATATTGTAAATGTATTAAAAGATAAAAATATATTTGTTTTATCGGATGAAATTTACAGCGAACTTGTCTATGAAGAAAGTCATCGATCTATCGCTCAGTTTCCAGAAATGCGTAATAAAACAATTGTTATTAACGGATTATCTAAATCACATTCGATGACAGGATGGCGCATTGGTTTTTTATTTGCTCCACAATATTTAGCAGAACATATTTTAAAGGTTCATCAATATAATGTAACTTGTGCAACTTCGATTGCTCAATATGCCGCAATTGAAGCATTAACAGCAGCAAAAGATGCACCGAAAATGATGCGCCATCAATATAAAAAACGTCGTGATTATGTCTACAATCGACTCATACAAATGGGACTCTCTGTCGAAAAACCAACGGGTGCCTTTTATTTCTTCCCGTATGTTGGGCATCTTACTTCTTCATCATTTGACTTTGCTATTGACCTTGTGAAAAAAGCTGGCGTTGCTGTTGTTCCTGGAACTGCATTTTCAGATTATGGTGAAGGATATATCCGTCTTTCCTACGCGTATAGTATGGAAACGTTAAAAGAAGGCTGTGATCGTTTAGAAAATTTCTTCAAACAAACAACGAAGAGATAA
- a CDS encoding sensor histidine kinase — protein MELIRDLMIQVAIIILPLFLYEAIRLNHYQNMLPKPNYYFITFLSSVTLVLSMTYPICFGEICNFNFHAIPIMSSFLYGGMIGLIPTMIFLIYEWFLHGLNWFRIIEVIVLVVIPLLLSKKWTVFPRNKKLILSFIVASLYVLICLVIEIFNVLLGTGFTSSTSHVYSGYIVALFIMVMTMVFQVYLTEYLYENVLLRAEMQKSEKLNIVSELAASVAHEVRNPLTVVRGFIQLLDSTEDVKNKEYMRLVLAELDRAEQIISDYLNLARPQIEQKEHICLSAQLIEMTTLMSSFAAMQGVYLQVEISENLYTIGDKTKLKQAIMNVVKNGIEAIQENKGYLKVTAIQKGDTIIVRVKDSGIGMTKEQLARLGQPYYSLKEKGTGLGLMVTYRILQAHNGTLEYSSESGKGTEAIITLPAVKNKE, from the coding sequence ATGGAGCTAATCCGTGATTTAATGATCCAAGTTGCGATTATTATTTTGCCTCTATTTTTATATGAAGCAATCCGTCTCAATCATTATCAAAATATGCTTCCAAAGCCCAATTATTATTTTATTACATTTTTGTCCAGTGTTACACTTGTGCTTTCGATGACATATCCAATTTGTTTTGGAGAGATTTGTAATTTTAATTTTCATGCGATTCCAATTATGAGTAGTTTCTTATATGGTGGAATGATTGGTTTGATTCCAACTATGATTTTTCTTATATATGAATGGTTTTTACATGGTTTAAATTGGTTTCGGATCATAGAGGTCATTGTGTTAGTCGTTATTCCATTATTATTATCCAAAAAGTGGACCGTCTTTCCAAGAAATAAAAAGCTTATTTTATCATTTATTGTGGCGTCTTTATATGTGCTAATTTGTCTCGTGATAGAAATATTTAATGTGTTATTAGGAACTGGATTTACTTCTTCTACTTCACATGTATATAGCGGGTATATCGTTGCTTTATTTATTATGGTGATGACAATGGTATTTCAAGTATATTTAACGGAGTACTTATATGAAAATGTATTACTGCGTGCAGAAATGCAAAAGTCAGAAAAATTAAATATCGTTAGTGAGCTAGCTGCAAGTGTCGCACATGAAGTTAGAAATCCTCTTACTGTTGTGCGTGGTTTTATTCAATTACTCGATAGCACAGAAGATGTGAAAAATAAAGAGTATATGCGTCTTGTATTAGCTGAATTAGACCGAGCAGAACAAATTATTTCTGATTATTTAAATTTAGCCAGACCACAAATTGAACAAAAAGAACATATTTGTTTATCTGCACAATTAATTGAAATGACTACGTTAATGTCTTCATTTGCAGCAATGCAAGGTGTGTATTTACAGGTTGAAATCTCTGAAAACCTTTATACGATAGGTGATAAGACGAAGCTGAAGCAAGCGATTATGAATGTTGTAAAGAATGGAATCGAAGCGATTCAAGAAAACAAAGGCTATCTAAAGGTTACTGCTATTCAGAAAGGTGACACCATTATTGTGCGAGTAAAAGATAGTGGAATTGGCATGACGAAAGAGCAACTAGCAAGACTTGGACAGCCTTATTATTCTTTGAAAGAAAAAGGAACGGGCCTAGGGCTTATGGTAACATATCGTATTTTACAAGCCCATAACGGTACGCTGGAATATAGTAGTGAAAGTGGGAAGGGGACAGAAGCAATTATTACATTACCAGCAGTTAAAAATAAGGAATAA